Part of the Salinigranum rubrum genome is shown below.
TCGGTCGTTCGACGGCTTCCTCCGGCCGCGACGGTCGGAGGGAGGACACGCCTCGTCCGTCCGAGAACAGCGGCAAAAAGCCCGTTCGACCGGTCGTTCGAGGAGGTTACGCGAAGTTCTCTTCGTAGAGGTCCATCGCGTGCTCGATGGCCTCCTTCGCGGCCTGCGCGTCCTCCCAGCCCAGCGTCTCGACCTCTTTGCCCTCTTCGAGGTTCTTGTACGTCTCGAAGAACTCCGAGATCTCGGCTTTCGTCTGTGCGGTCAGGTCGTCGACGTCGGTGACGTGGTCGTAGCGGGGGTCCTCGGTGGGAACGGCGATGACCTTGTCGTCCTTCTCGCCGTCGTCGTCCATCCCCATCAGGGCGACGGGTCGAGCCTCGATGACGCAACCGGGGAACGTCTGGTCCTCGACGAGGACGAGCACGTCGAACGGGTCGCCGTCGTCGTAGTAGGTCCGCGGCATGAAACCGTAGTCGGAGGGGTAGTGGACGTTCGAGTGGAGGACCCGGTCGAGGACGACGCCGGGCACGTCCTTGTCGTACTCGTACTTGTTTCGCTCTCCCTTCAGACACTCCACGACGGCGTAGACGACGTCCGGCGCGTCCGGACCGGTCTCCATGTCTTCCCAGAGGTTGACCATACGTGTCCGTCCGCTGAGTGGCGCAAAAATCCGTCGGTATCTCCGAGCGGACCCTCCGACGGACGGCAGGCGGTCATTTATTGCAGCGCGCGGCCTCACGAGTGGATGTGCGATCCGATCACGAGTGATACACTCAATCACTACCTCGCGGAAACGACCGGTTCAGGGGACTTAAACGGATAAATTCTATCTCTAAATATGATATTTTAATACTGTAGATACCGAAATAAATAATGGTATACGAAGTGTTAAGTAGTCGGGTGACATGTCCAGAGGTATGTCAGAGGCACAATCACTGGGC
Proteins encoded:
- a CDS encoding inorganic diphosphatase, which translates into the protein MVNLWEDMETGPDAPDVVYAVVECLKGERNKYEYDKDVPGVVLDRVLHSNVHYPSDYGFMPRTYYDDGDPFDVLVLVEDQTFPGCVIEARPVALMGMDDDGEKDDKVIAVPTEDPRYDHVTDVDDLTAQTKAEISEFFETYKNLEEGKEVETLGWEDAQAAKEAIEHAMDLYEENFA